The Acidicapsa acidisoli genome contains a region encoding:
- a CDS encoding LuxR C-terminal-related transcriptional regulator, with translation MSTLSEQEALPLLANGLLNKQVAFELRITEYIVQLHRGHIMRKMEAGSLAALVRIADTLSPYNREHQQIQ, from the coding sequence GTGTCAACGCTTAGCGAGCAAGAGGCGCTGCCGCTGCTAGCTAACGGTCTATTAAACAAACAAGTTGCATTTGAGTTGAGGATCACCGAGTACATCGTTCAATTACATCGCGGACACATTATGCGAAAAATGGAAGCGGGCTCTCTTGCAGCCTTAGTCAGGATCGCCGACACGCTCAGCCCTTATAACCGGGAGCACCAACAGATACAATAG
- a CDS encoding alpha-galactosidase — protein sequence MRERSFFQSGVFGPPQHRRLGIFLAVAFCVPVIAPRCPALGQSASTESERIQYDDTTHTFRMDGAGVSYVFGVNQNGELQSLYWGKRLRPADPMPPARADGGTSAFDLPVNATPQEFAGWGGGLVVVPNLKITFPDGNRDLVLHYVSHTIQNNTLTITLKDISRDVAVDLTYKMDEETDILARSARIENRTQLPFTIEDVFAATWNLGPSNDYQLRYLTGRWAGEWNLQQTALHPGKVVLESRRGSTGDEVNPWFAIERSSQPDQDVGDVWFGALGWSGSWQINVETDWQNRVRITGGNTPFDFSYVLAPGQSLETPRFYGGYSNTGIGGASRLLHRFELDSIVPGAPHRRLRPVLYNSWEATGFDVNEAGQEALAEKAASIGVERFVMDDGWFGERKDDHAGLGDWYVNPQKFPQGLKPLIDKVHSLGMDFGLWVEPEMVNPNSDLYRKHPDWVLNFADRPRTEGRHQLVLNLARDDVRAYVYGFLDKLLSENDISFLKWDYNRNWSEPGWPAAPVEKQKEVYVKYVHNLYSILADLREKHQHVEIESCSGGGARVDLGILRLTDEAWPSDNTDPFDRLGIQDGFTYAYAPGVMMAWVTDSPSGMNGRSTSLVYRFLSSMQGGLGIGANLNKWTTEDFAAAKRLVGEYKAVRTTVQDGALYRLISPVGESEYSVTESVARDGHQAAIFAFLHSSQKGQPYPQLYLRGLDPNAVYSLHAHEGKLADGAVQRASGDYWMHHGVSISLRGDFQAAFFTLEREEAQ from the coding sequence ATGCGTGAAAGAAGTTTCTTCCAATCTGGAGTCTTTGGGCCGCCACAACATCGGCGATTAGGTATTTTCCTGGCGGTCGCATTCTGCGTTCCCGTGATCGCGCCCAGATGTCCAGCGCTGGGCCAATCCGCTAGCACTGAATCGGAGCGGATTCAGTACGATGACACAACACACACCTTCCGCATGGATGGCGCGGGCGTTTCGTATGTCTTCGGTGTCAATCAGAATGGAGAGCTGCAGTCGCTCTATTGGGGAAAGCGCCTGCGCCCTGCCGATCCCATGCCGCCAGCGCGCGCGGATGGAGGCACCTCAGCGTTTGATCTGCCGGTGAACGCCACTCCACAGGAGTTCGCCGGCTGGGGCGGAGGCCTGGTGGTTGTGCCCAATCTGAAGATCACATTTCCGGATGGCAATCGCGATTTGGTGCTGCATTACGTATCGCACACGATTCAGAACAATACCTTGACCATCACGCTCAAAGACATCAGCCGCGATGTGGCGGTCGACCTGACCTATAAGATGGACGAGGAAACAGATATTCTTGCGCGCTCAGCTCGTATCGAGAATCGAACCCAGCTGCCTTTTACCATTGAAGATGTCTTTGCAGCGACCTGGAACCTGGGTCCTAGCAATGACTACCAGCTGCGCTACCTCACTGGGCGTTGGGCGGGAGAATGGAATCTGCAACAGACAGCATTGCATCCCGGGAAGGTCGTCCTCGAGAGCCGTCGCGGCTCTACCGGCGACGAGGTAAACCCTTGGTTCGCCATCGAGCGCTCCAGTCAGCCGGATCAGGACGTCGGCGATGTTTGGTTTGGCGCGCTTGGGTGGAGCGGTTCCTGGCAGATCAACGTTGAAACAGACTGGCAAAACCGGGTTCGCATAACGGGCGGAAATACTCCCTTTGATTTCTCATATGTCCTCGCTCCTGGTCAGTCCCTGGAGACGCCCAGGTTTTATGGCGGATATTCGAATACGGGGATCGGCGGCGCGTCACGTCTCTTACACCGATTCGAGCTTGATTCCATCGTCCCCGGAGCTCCACATCGTCGTTTGCGGCCCGTCCTATATAACTCCTGGGAGGCAACAGGCTTCGACGTCAACGAGGCCGGGCAAGAGGCCCTGGCGGAAAAGGCTGCCAGTATCGGAGTCGAGCGCTTCGTGATGGACGACGGTTGGTTTGGTGAGCGGAAAGACGATCACGCGGGACTCGGCGACTGGTATGTGAATCCACAGAAGTTTCCGCAGGGATTGAAGCCTTTGATCGATAAAGTGCACTCGCTCGGCATGGACTTCGGGCTGTGGGTCGAGCCGGAGATGGTCAATCCGAACAGCGATCTGTATCGGAAGCATCCGGACTGGGTTTTGAATTTTGCCGATCGCCCACGAACCGAGGGCCGCCATCAGCTTGTCCTGAACCTTGCTCGCGATGACGTCAGGGCTTATGTCTATGGCTTTCTCGATAAGCTGCTCAGCGAGAATGACATTTCCTTTCTAAAGTGGGACTACAACCGTAACTGGTCCGAGCCAGGGTGGCCGGCGGCACCGGTTGAGAAGCAGAAGGAGGTCTACGTAAAGTATGTGCACAATCTTTACAGTATTCTCGCCGACCTGCGGGAGAAGCATCAGCACGTGGAAATTGAGTCCTGTTCTGGTGGTGGAGCGCGCGTTGATCTGGGAATCCTGCGCTTGACCGATGAGGCCTGGCCGTCCGACAACACCGATCCATTCGATCGCCTCGGCATCCAGGACGGTTTTACGTACGCTTACGCCCCTGGCGTAATGATGGCTTGGGTGACTGATTCTCCGAGCGGGATGAACGGCCGGTCGACCTCGCTTGTATATCGGTTTCTTTCCTCGATGCAGGGCGGTCTTGGCATTGGCGCAAACCTGAATAAGTGGACGACCGAGGATTTTGCGGCAGCAAAGAGGCTGGTTGGCGAATATAAGGCGGTCCGGACCACTGTACAGGACGGCGCTCTATACCGGTTGATCTCTCCCGTTGGAGAAAGCGAGTATTCGGTGACCGAATCAGTAGCACGCGATGGCCATCAAGCGGCCATCTTCGCTTTCCTGCATTCAAGCCAAAAGGGCCAACCTTATCCGCAGCTCTATTTGCGCGGGCTTGATCCAAATGCGGTGTACAGCCTTCATGCGCACGAAGGCAAGCTAGCTGACGGCGCTGTACAGAGAGCCAGCGGGGACTATTGGATGCACCACGGAGTTAGCATCTCGCTGCGCGGCGATTTCCAGGCAGCGTTCTTCACGCTGGAGCGAGAAGAAGCGCAATGA
- a CDS encoding glycoside hydrolase family 95 protein — MKPSRRDFLLGAMATAALNRGLAVPEIRETPIWFQRPADRWLQALPVGNGRLGAMVFGGTNRERLHLTESTLWSGTPGVHDVNPAARESISDIRSLFFAGRYTEAEELCRKNLLGSEGQFGTAVPMVFLEIETIFAGEISRYRRSLDLDEAIARVEFATGDVIFHREVFASHPAGVIVVRMTSTKPGGLSCNIAFGEPWLPGEITVGAGSLALKGNAWESLHSDGRHGTQFECQVRVIPESGDIHSANGKITVQAANAITLLIAVASDFRGGRPEQECVKTIDAASGRSYQSLRETHIADYGALYHRVSIDLGRSGGISTLPIDERRKRLVASGDDPELCALFFQYGRYLTIAGSREDSPLPLALQGIWNDGLAAGMGWTDDFHLDINTQQNYWLCEVGNLSECHAPLAKLVEGLHVSGTQTARQMYDAEGWVAHVVTNAWGYSAPGWGLGWGMFVTGGVWIALQLWKHFRFTGDQAFLRDKAYPVLRDASRFFLSYMVEHPTKKWLVTGPSNSPENWFVAPDTGKPCSDSMGPTCDRVLVYSLLSACIQASESLGIDEKLRAEMVNARDRLPPLQIGKYGQLQEWLEDFDEAEPNHRHTSHLIALYPEDQISPDKTPVLAAAARVTLERRIHQPNWEDTEWSRANLVNYYARLRDGDAAHLHLRGLIAHAADDSLLTYSRGGVAGAESNIFAIDGNTAGAAGIAEMLLQSHSGVLHLLPALPSKWPTGSVRGLRARGGFTVSIFWQNGHLSSAIVMADREADLTVRYQSRTTKIHLPAKMEHPIPVAIFGEREAG; from the coding sequence GTGAAACCAAGTCGACGGGATTTCTTGCTTGGCGCAATGGCCACCGCCGCACTCAACCGCGGCTTGGCCGTACCGGAAATCAGGGAGACGCCGATATGGTTTCAGCGTCCAGCGGATCGGTGGCTGCAGGCATTGCCGGTGGGAAACGGCAGGCTTGGGGCCATGGTCTTTGGAGGTACGAATCGTGAGCGGTTGCACCTGACTGAGAGTACTTTGTGGTCGGGGACACCCGGTGTCCACGACGTAAATCCCGCAGCGCGAGAGTCCATATCCGACATTCGCAGCCTCTTCTTCGCAGGGCGTTACACGGAAGCAGAAGAACTCTGCCGGAAAAACCTGTTGGGCAGTGAGGGCCAATTCGGTACTGCTGTACCGATGGTATTCCTGGAGATCGAAACAATATTCGCAGGTGAGATCTCACGGTATCGTCGCTCTCTTGATCTTGATGAAGCCATCGCGCGGGTCGAATTTGCTACTGGCGACGTGATCTTCCATCGCGAGGTATTTGCCTCACACCCGGCGGGAGTCATCGTCGTCCGAATGACTTCGACCAAACCTGGCGGGCTTTCCTGCAACATCGCATTTGGAGAGCCATGGTTGCCGGGAGAGATTACTGTCGGCGCTGGAAGTTTGGCCCTCAAGGGAAATGCCTGGGAAAGTTTGCATAGTGATGGGAGACACGGAACACAGTTCGAATGTCAGGTTCGGGTCATCCCTGAATCCGGGGATATTCATAGCGCCAATGGGAAAATCACGGTTCAGGCTGCCAATGCCATCACGCTGTTGATAGCTGTCGCAAGCGACTTTCGTGGAGGAAGGCCCGAGCAGGAATGCGTCAAAACCATAGATGCTGCTAGCGGGCGGTCTTACCAATCCCTACGGGAAACGCATATTGCGGATTATGGCGCTCTATATCATCGCGTGTCGATTGATCTGGGCCGGAGTGGAGGAATCTCGACGCTACCCATCGACGAGCGGCGAAAACGGCTCGTGGCGAGCGGCGACGATCCAGAACTCTGTGCGCTCTTCTTTCAGTATGGCCGCTATCTAACCATTGCAGGCTCGCGCGAAGATTCTCCCTTACCACTCGCCCTGCAGGGCATTTGGAACGATGGACTCGCCGCCGGAATGGGATGGACCGACGATTTTCACCTCGACATTAACACGCAACAGAATTACTGGCTATGCGAGGTGGGCAATCTCAGCGAATGCCATGCTCCACTCGCAAAACTGGTGGAGGGGCTGCACGTCAGCGGTACCCAGACGGCACGGCAAATGTATGACGCGGAGGGTTGGGTCGCTCATGTAGTTACAAACGCCTGGGGATACTCGGCGCCCGGATGGGGCCTTGGCTGGGGAATGTTCGTGACGGGCGGCGTCTGGATCGCTCTGCAACTCTGGAAGCATTTCCGCTTCACTGGCGATCAGGCGTTCCTTCGCGATAAGGCCTATCCAGTCCTGCGCGACGCGTCCAGGTTCTTCCTGTCGTATATGGTTGAGCATCCTACGAAGAAATGGCTGGTGACTGGCCCATCCAACTCTCCGGAAAACTGGTTTGTGGCTCCCGACACAGGAAAACCGTGCTCGGACTCGATGGGACCAACCTGCGACCGCGTCCTGGTATATTCGCTGCTCTCAGCCTGCATTCAGGCTTCCGAATCGCTTGGCATTGATGAGAAATTGCGAGCTGAGATGGTCAATGCCCGAGATCGCCTGCCACCATTGCAGATCGGCAAATATGGCCAACTGCAGGAGTGGCTCGAGGACTTTGACGAGGCCGAACCCAACCATAGGCATACTTCCCATCTAATCGCGCTCTACCCCGAAGATCAGATCTCACCCGACAAAACCCCGGTTCTGGCAGCCGCAGCGCGTGTCACCCTCGAACGACGCATTCACCAACCAAACTGGGAGGACACGGAGTGGAGTCGCGCCAACCTCGTCAACTATTACGCGCGCCTTCGAGATGGAGACGCGGCGCATCTTCATCTGCGCGGGCTCATTGCTCATGCCGCGGATGATTCGCTGCTAACGTATTCGCGAGGCGGAGTGGCTGGGGCAGAAAGCAATATCTTTGCAATCGACGGCAACACCGCAGGAGCCGCAGGCATTGCCGAGATGCTGCTGCAATCGCACAGCGGTGTGCTCCATCTGCTCCCCGCTTTGCCGTCCAAGTGGCCTACCGGCTCCGTGCGCGGACTCCGAGCACGGGGGGGCTTCACTGTCTCAATCTTCTGGCAGAACGGCCACTTGTCTTCCGCCATTGTGATGGCTGACCGGGAGGCGGATCTGACGGTCCGATATCAATCGCGGACCACTAAGATCCACTTGCCAGCGAAAATGGAACACCCAATTCCTGTTGCAATATTTGGAGAGCGCGAAGCCGGATGA
- a CDS encoding LacI family DNA-binding transcriptional regulator has translation MKSTNKHGKAAGIRDIAEALGTSIGTVDRALHGRSGVSARTKAKVLRMAEQLGYKPNIAARSLKLNRNVRIAAVFPREIAAFFDPLRGGIQAAADEAVGMQLTLDFIDYPRLGSGDVAALESAASKKYDGILFTPGRPRELAGVIRRIVGQGTPMLCVASDAPDSGRISSVTVDAYISGALAAELLSHKLQAPSRVATITGDLATFDHAEKLRGFAATLAMLAPHLTLLPVVESHESPEDAYRQSIALLKVKTRPDAIYISTANSLPVLRALEELKLLGRVQVIATDLFPELVPLLESGKVLATLYQRPEAQGKTAFETLIAHLTDKDKPIKVHRFAPHIILRSNLPLFVGRLTNVAGS, from the coding sequence ATGAAATCAACAAACAAACACGGCAAAGCGGCTGGTATTCGTGATATCGCGGAGGCTTTGGGAACATCGATCGGCACGGTAGATCGCGCCCTCCATGGACGTAGCGGTGTAAGCGCCCGTACCAAGGCCAAGGTGTTGCGCATGGCCGAACAACTCGGATACAAGCCCAACATCGCAGCCAGATCGCTCAAGCTCAACCGGAATGTTCGTATTGCTGCCGTATTCCCCCGCGAAATAGCAGCCTTCTTCGATCCTCTGCGTGGGGGCATTCAAGCTGCAGCGGACGAAGCTGTCGGAATGCAGCTTACGCTGGATTTCATCGACTATCCCCGCCTTGGTTCAGGCGATGTCGCTGCCCTGGAAAGTGCGGCGTCGAAGAAATATGACGGGATTCTCTTCACGCCCGGACGCCCTCGCGAATTGGCCGGTGTTATTCGCCGTATCGTTGGACAAGGCACTCCGATGCTCTGCGTCGCCAGCGACGCACCTGACAGCGGCCGCATCTCTTCCGTCACGGTGGATGCCTACATCAGTGGCGCGCTTGCAGCGGAGCTTCTATCGCACAAGCTCCAAGCTCCGTCTCGTGTCGCAACCATCACCGGCGATTTGGCCACCTTTGACCACGCGGAGAAACTTCGTGGATTTGCCGCAACCCTCGCAATGCTTGCTCCCCATTTGACCCTTCTCCCAGTGGTTGAGTCTCACGAAAGCCCGGAAGATGCCTATCGGCAATCCATTGCACTGTTAAAGGTCAAAACGCGCCCCGACGCAATTTACATCAGCACAGCAAATAGCCTTCCAGTGCTACGGGCGCTTGAGGAGCTGAAACTTCTCGGCCGCGTGCAGGTAATTGCAACTGATCTTTTTCCGGAGCTCGTACCGCTTTTGGAGTCCGGAAAAGTGTTGGCGACGCTCTATCAGCGCCCGGAAGCGCAGGGCAAGACCGCATTCGAGACGCTTATCGCTCACCTTACGGATAAGGACAAGCCAATCAAGGTGCACCGCTTCGCCCCGCACATCATTCTGCGCAGCAATCTTCCGCTTTTTGTCGGCAGGCTCACCAACGTAGCGGGTTCTTAG
- a CDS encoding glycoside hydrolase family 97 protein produces MLQFWSSAFCLISLFSVSGSMLVLAQSSPVEVSSPNHQIAVHFSVQTGSGQQAGATDGQLVYAVTFHGKQVFEDSALRLELENQAPLGANVHITSAATGSDADDYSLLAGKTSKVHDPYNSLTIHVRESVGSGRTFEIEARVYNSGLAFRYHVPEQSGLSRYRLTQEDTEFRPVMDANAWALRLPNYESAYESEYVPQVLSALSNQGGVSSYILNGAPMLLHMPGLAWAAVGEADLEGNAAMYLENPTGNWTGHYLVSKISPTLDGKGPAVDATLPHNSAWRVILIGDTPGELVESNIITDLNPPNRIEDTSWIHPGKASWNWWNGDLGPDGQSAYTTKNMEYYVDFAAESGFPYMMLDAGWSDRDITKMRGNVDVPELVQYAAKKHVKIWIWLYSKAVAEQMQQAFPLYEKWGVAGVKIDFVLRNDQEGIQWYYDVAKLAAEHHLMVDFHGATQPWGIQRTYPNVLDYEAVLGLENNKAGRRDGPVNRTTFPFTRMLSGPMDYTPGGFENVTREDFVARDKNPMVMGTRAQQLALYVVFDEPLAMVSDAPSAYANQPDFRFIKDVPTTWDAIRVLNGEPGEFVTIARRHGDEWYLGSLTNWTSRDLRVPLQFLGKGTYKAELYEDAADAGQNPKHISIRQQSVRSSDTLVLHLASGGGCAIRFVPAN; encoded by the coding sequence ATGTTGCAGTTCTGGTCTTCTGCGTTTTGCCTGATTTCACTTTTCTCAGTTTCTGGCTCGATGTTAGTTCTTGCTCAGTCGAGCCCGGTCGAAGTGAGTTCGCCAAACCATCAGATCGCTGTACATTTCAGCGTGCAAACTGGCAGCGGTCAGCAGGCAGGGGCAACAGATGGCCAACTCGTTTACGCAGTTACATTCCATGGAAAGCAAGTGTTTGAAGACTCAGCGTTGCGCCTCGAACTGGAGAATCAAGCGCCGTTAGGCGCCAATGTACACATCACGAGTGCCGCCACCGGTTCTGACGCGGACGATTACAGCCTGCTCGCTGGTAAGACTTCTAAGGTTCATGATCCGTACAACAGTCTCACAATCCACGTTCGGGAAAGCGTCGGCTCGGGCCGCACATTCGAGATCGAGGCGAGAGTCTACAACAGTGGTCTGGCGTTTCGGTATCACGTCCCAGAACAATCCGGACTATCACGGTATCGGCTGACGCAGGAGGATACCGAGTTTCGGCCTGTAATGGATGCAAATGCCTGGGCACTGCGCCTGCCGAACTATGAGAGTGCTTATGAAAGTGAATATGTGCCACAGGTTCTCAGCGCCCTCAGCAATCAGGGCGGCGTTTCAAGCTACATCCTCAACGGCGCGCCAATGTTGCTGCACATGCCTGGCCTGGCATGGGCTGCAGTGGGGGAAGCAGATCTGGAAGGCAACGCCGCGATGTATCTGGAAAACCCAACGGGCAACTGGACCGGCCACTATCTCGTCAGCAAGATATCCCCAACATTGGACGGAAAAGGGCCAGCCGTCGATGCGACTCTGCCCCACAATAGCGCATGGCGCGTAATCCTGATCGGCGACACTCCAGGCGAACTCGTGGAGTCCAACATCATCACCGATCTCAACCCTCCAAACCGCATAGAGGACACAAGTTGGATTCACCCGGGGAAGGCTTCCTGGAACTGGTGGAATGGCGATCTGGGACCGGATGGCCAATCCGCATACACCACGAAAAACATGGAATACTACGTCGATTTCGCAGCAGAATCCGGGTTTCCGTACATGATGCTCGATGCTGGCTGGTCAGATCGCGACATCACAAAGATGCGCGGTAATGTCGATGTGCCTGAACTGGTGCAGTACGCTGCAAAGAAGCACGTGAAGATCTGGATATGGCTGTATTCCAAGGCCGTCGCAGAACAAATGCAACAGGCGTTCCCTCTCTATGAAAAGTGGGGAGTTGCGGGTGTGAAGATCGACTTTGTCCTTCGCAACGATCAGGAGGGAATCCAGTGGTATTACGACGTAGCAAAGCTTGCTGCCGAACACCATCTGATGGTGGATTTTCACGGTGCGACACAGCCCTGGGGCATTCAGAGAACGTATCCGAACGTTCTCGATTACGAAGCAGTGCTTGGTCTCGAAAACAACAAGGCGGGCCGTCGCGATGGCCCAGTCAACCGAACAACGTTTCCGTTCACCCGCATGTTGAGCGGTCCGATGGACTACACCCCTGGCGGCTTTGAGAATGTGACGCGCGAGGATTTCGTTGCACGTGACAAGAACCCGATGGTCATGGGGACGCGTGCGCAGCAACTTGCGCTTTATGTGGTATTCGACGAGCCGCTTGCCATGGTCTCCGACGCACCATCGGCGTACGCGAATCAGCCAGACTTTCGCTTCATTAAGGACGTGCCCACGACATGGGATGCTATCCGGGTGTTGAATGGTGAGCCAGGTGAATTTGTGACCATCGCACGACGTCACGGCGACGAATGGTATCTTGGGAGTCTCACGAACTGGACGTCACGCGACCTGCGCGTCCCTCTGCAATTTCTCGGAAAAGGCACGTACAAGGCGGAGCTTTATGAAGATGCCGCAGACGCCGGCCAGAATCCTAAACATATTTCCATACGCCAGCAGAGCGTGCGAAGCAGCGATACCCTCGTCTTACACTTGGCGAGTGGCGGCGGTTGCGCCATTCGATTTGTGCCGGCTAACTGA